The sequence TATATTGATAAATTACACCCCATCGCTTTAAAAAGCACGCTTACAACCTTGAACCCTTTGAAGATTTTCAAACTTTTTAAATCTTTAAGGGCTTATGAATACGATATAGTCATTGACATGCAGGGTCTAATCAAATCCGCTCTCATCACGCAAATGTTGAAAGCCCCTAAAAAAGTCGGCTTTGATTACGCTTCGGCTAGAGAGGGTTTGAGCGCGTTTTTTTACTCGCAAAAAGTTTCTATCGCTTATGATGAGCCTATTTTAAAGCGCAATTTCACGCTCCTATTCCATGCCCTAAACTTGCCCAAAAACGAAATTTCAGAGGGCTTAAGCTCTAGATTTAAAGTGTTTTCTTACCAAGATTCCCCAAAAATCAATGCGTTAAATTTGAATCAAAATAAACCAAAAATCCTTTTTGTTTTAGAAACTTCTAAAACCAATAAAACTTACCCTATAGAGCGTTTTAAAGATCTGGCTTTGATGCTAGAAAATTTTCAAATTTGCTTGTTATGGCATGCTGATGAAAAGAAGGCCACTACGCTTTATCATTCTTTAAAAAACCAGTGCGATACATTATTGCTCCCTAAACTCACTTTAAACGAAGTTAAGGCGTTGCTCTTTAAAATGGATTTGATTATTGGGGGCGATACGGGTATTACGCATTTAGCATGGGCGTTGCAAAAAGCTAGCATCACCCTTTATGGCAACACGCCCATGGAGCGTTTTAAATTAGAAAGCCCGATCAATGTTTCGCTCACCGGTAATTCAAACGCCAACTACCATAAAAAGGATTTTTCTATCCAAAACATAGATCCTAAAAAAATTAAAGAATGCGTTTTAAACATTTTAAAGGAAAAGAATGACTTATAAAGAACGACTCATACACGAAAAAATATTGAATAAAGACGACAGGGGTTTGAAAACGGAATTACGCATTTTGAGTATTTTTATCGTGGAATTTTTAGTGAATATTTTAGGGTTTATTTTAGCTAAAATGCCCCATTCGTGGTTTTTAAGGTGTATTAAAGCTGTGGCGTGGCTGATGAAAACTTTTGATAGACATCGTTATTTTGACGCTAAAGCCAATTTGGATTTTGTGTTTGGAGATTCTAAAAGCGAAGAAGAGAAAAAAAGGATTATTAAAAAGGGTTATGAAAATTTTGCCTTCATTATTTTAGAAACCATTAGAGTGATTTTTATCCCTAAAGATGAATACGACGCTCGTTTCACGCTCATCAATGAAGAAAACGTGTGGAAGTCTTTAAACAAGGAAGGCCAAGCGATCACTTTATGCATGCATTTTGGCTATTGGGAAGCGGTAGGCACGACTTTAGCGCAATATTATAAGGATTATGGTAGGGGGTGTTTGGGGCGTTTGACTAAATTCGCCCCCATCAATCACATGATTATGAGCAGGCGAGAAGCGTTTGGGGTGCGTTTTGTCAATAAAGTGGGAGCGATGAAAGAACTCATTAAAATGTATAATCAAGGCAATGGCCTTGTGGGGATTTTAGTGGATCAAAATGTTGCGCCTAAAGATGGGGTGGTGGTGAAATTTTTCAATAAAGACGCTACGCACACCACGATCGCTTCTATTTTATCGCGCCGCTACAATATTGACATCCAGCCGGTATTCATTGATTTTAATGACGATTATTCGCATTATACAGCGACTTATTACGAAAGTATCCGCTCTCAAATCACCGATAACGCTGAAAACGATATTTTAGAATGCACGCAAGCGCAAGCGAGTTTGTGCGAAGAAGTGATTAGAAACCACCCAGAAAGTTATTTTTGGTTCCACAGGCGTTTTAAAAGCACCCACCCTGAGATTTATCAAAGATAGGGTTTTGTTTTAATGAAAAATTAAAAACTAAAGCCTTATTTGAAGAAAAACTTTTATTGATGGTAAAAAACGCTTTTTAGTATTTTTGCATTCCATCATTCAATGAGAGCGGGAGTGGTATTTCTCCAAAAATTCTTTTTTAAAACTCAAAAACCGCTTTTCTAAAATGGCGTTTCTGGCGTTTTTAACCAGCTCTAAATAAAAATGCAAATTGTGCAAGCTGGCTAAACGAGCGTAAGTGAGTTCTTTAGCCCTAAAGAGATGGTGCAAATAGGCTTTAGAATAGCGTTTGCAAGCATAACAAGCGCAATTTTCTTCAATAGGGGTATCATCCAATTTATAGGGTGCGTTTTTGATAGAAATTTTGCCAGAATGCGTGAAAAGGGTGGCGTTTCTGGCGTTTCTGGTGGGCATCACGCAATCAAACATATCCACCCCTAAACTGATAGCGTCTAGGATATTTTCAGGCGTGCCTACGCCCATTAAGTAGCGAGGCTTGTCTTTGGGGAGCAAGGGGGCGGTGTGCGCGATGGTTTCTAGCATTTCATCTGCACTTTCCCCCACCGCTAAACCGCCTATAGCGTAGCCATCAAAACCCTCATGCGTTAATCCCACGCTAAGGCTGCGCATTTTCAAATGCGTGCCGCCCTGGATAATGGCAAAAAGGTTGTTGTTGGGGCGGTTATTTTCTTTGTGGTATTCTAGGCTCATATTCGCCCATTTAGCACTTCTTTTAATGGATTCTTCAAGGCGTTTTAAGGGAGCGGGCAAGCCCACTAAATCGTCTAAAACCATCATAATATCGCTATTTAAGGCGTATTGAATGTCTAAAACTTTAGCGGGCGTGAATAAATGTTTGCTCCCATCAATATGGGATTTAAAAACGATCCCGTCTTCTTGCAATTTGACGTTATCGCTCAAGCTAAAGGCTTGAAACCCTCCGCTATCGGTTAAAAAACTCCCATGAAATTGAGTGAAACGATGCAAGCCTCCTAATTGTTCAACCACTTTCTCACCCGGCCTTAAATACATGTGATAGGTGTTGGCTAAAATGAGTTTAGTGCCTAAAATTTCTTGTGCATCTGTAGCGTCTAAAGATTTGATGCAGCCTTGCGTGCCTACTGGCATAAAAACAGGCGTTGCCACTTGAGAATGGGCTAAATTTAAAAGACCAGCTCGTGCGTGTTTGTCAGTCGCTTGGAGTTGAAAATCCATCGTTTAAGCCTTAATCTTGGATATAATGGCGTAATCATTTTTTAGGAAGTTTGGAATTGAAAAAAATCGCCCTTATTTTAGATGGCATTGTAGCAAAAAATTTTTTAGACTTGGTGCTAAGGCATTATTCTAATCATAATTTTTATATAGTGGTCGTCAAAAATGAGAGCCTTATCCCTAAAAATTATCCGAGCACTTTCGCTTTTTATTGTTTTGATGCGACTTCTAGTTTCAGGCTTTTGCAAGTGTTAAACGATGAGGTGAGCGATGCGTTTTTAATCATACAAGATTTTAAAGAACAGCGCATCATTCATAAAATCATTCAGACCCATTTCAAACGCATGCGCGTGGTTTTGAGCGTGAAAAAAGATGATGAAAAAACTTTAGAAAATAATGAAGAAAATAAAGATGAAAAGCTTATTTTGATTGATGAATTTGAAGTTTTAGCCAATAAATTCATTTCTCGTTTGCCTAATATCCCTAGCACCCCTAGAGAGTTTGGGTTAGGCAAGGGCGAGATCATGGAGATTGATGTGCCTTTTGGGAGCATTTTTGCTTACAGGCATATTGGCTCTATCAGGCAAAAAGAATACAGGATTGTAGGGCTTTATCGTAACGATGTTTTGTTGCTCTCCACTAAATCTTTGGTTATCCAACCACGAGACATTCTCTTAGTAGCGGGTAATCCTGAAATTTTGAATGTGGTGTATCATCAAGTCAAAAGCAATGTGGGGCAGTTCCCAGCCCCCTTTGGCAAGAGCATTTATTTATATATTGATATGTGCTTGCAGAGCAGAAAAGCGATGATGCGCGATGTGTATCAAGCCTTGTTTTTGCACAAACATTTAAAGAGCTACAAGCTCTATATCCAGGTTTTACACCCCACTAGCCCTAAGTTTTACCATAAATTTTTAGCGCTAGAAACCGAAAGCATTGAAGTGAATTTTGATTTTTACGGGAAAAGTTTTATCCAAAAACTCCATGAAGATCACCAGAAAAAAATGGGTCTAATCGTGGTAGGCAGAGAGCTTTTTTTATCTAAAAAACACCGAAAGGCCTTGTATAAAACAGCCACCCCGGTTTATAAAACCAACATTTCCGGCTTGTCTAAAACCTCTCAAAGCGTGGTGGTATTGAATGAAAGCTTGGATATTAATGAGGACATGTCTTCAGTGATCTTTGATGTGTCTATGCAAATGGATTTGGGCTTGTTGCTCTATGATTTTGACCCTAACAAACGCTATAAAAACGAGATTGTCAATCATTATGAAAATTTAGCCAACACGCTCAACCGCAAGATTGAGATTTTCCAAACCGATATTAGAAATCCTATCATGTATCTCAATTCTTTAAGAAATCCCATTTTGCATTTCATGCCTTTTGAAGAGTGCATCACACACACGCGCTTTTGGTGGTTTTTATCCACTAAAGTGGAAAAATTAGCGTTTTTAAACGATGATAACCCTCAAATTTTTATCCCTGTAGCGGAGTGAAAGAATGCAAGAAATTGTAATCCCTTTAAAAGAAAAAAGCTATAAAGTGTTTTTGGGGGAACTGCCTGAAATAAAATTGAAACAAAAAGCCCTCATCATTAGCGATAGCATCGTGGTCGGGTTGCATTTATCGTATTTATTAGAGCGCTTGAAAGCCTTAGAAGTCAGAGTGTGCGTGATAGAGTCCGGAGAAAAATACAAGAATTTTCATTCATTAGAGCGCATTTTAAACAACGCCTTTGAAATGCAATTAAACCGCCATTCTTTAATGATAGCCCTTGGTGGGGGAGTCATAAGCGATATGGTGGGGTTTGCGAGCAGTATTTATTTTAGGGGGATTGATTTTATTAATATCCCTACGACTTTACTCGCTCAAGTGGATGCGAGCGTGGGGGGGAAAACAGGGATCAATACGCCTTATGGTAAGAATTTAATCGGATCGTTCCACCAGCCTAAAGCGGTTTATATTGATTTGTCTTTTTTAAAAACCCTTGAAAAAAGGGAATTTCAAGCAGGGGTTGCTGAAATCATTAAAATGGCGGTGTGTTTTGATAAAAACTTGGTAGAAAGATTGGAAACAAAGGATTTAAAAGATTGTTTAGAAGAAGTAATCTTTCAAAGCGTCAGTATCAAAGCTCAAGTTATTATGCAAGATGAAAAAGAGCAAAACATCAGGGCTGGGTTGAATTACGGGCATACCTTTGGGCATGCGATAGAAAAAGAGACCAATTATGAGCGATTTTTGCATGGCGAAGCGATCGCTATTGGCATGCGCATGGCTAATGATTTAGCCTTTTCTTTAGGCATGCTCACTTTAAAAGAATACGAACGCATAGAAAATTTATTGAAAAAATTTGATTTGATATTCCATTACAAAATCACAGATATTCAAAAATTTTACGAACGCTTGTTTTTAGACAAAAAAAGCGAGGATAAGACAATAAAATTCATTCTGCCCAAAGGCATTGGAGCGTTTGAGATTGTCTCTCATATCCCTAAAGAAACGATTTTAAAGGTGTTAGAAAAATGGCATTAAGGGTATTGTTATTCTTTTGTTTTTTGTTTTTACAAGCAGAAGATAAAAGCCAAGAATTATCATCCATACAAAAACAAATGGCTTTGGTGGATAAAAAACTCGCTAAAGACGATAACGTGTGGTTGAAAAAATTTGAAAACTATAAGATTTACAACCAAATTTATACCGAAAAAGAGAGCGTGAGGCAGGAATTAAGGCGTTTAAAAAACAAAAAAAGCAAGGATTTATTAAAGATTAGCACCTTAGAGCACACCTTAAAGGCTTTAGAATCCCAACAAAAAATGTTTGAAAGTTATGGGGTCAATCCTTTTAAGGACTTGATAGAGCGCCCTAATATCCCCAATATCCCTAATATCGCTAACCCTATTGCGATCATTGATGGCATTTCTTTCATTAAAAGCATGCATTTAAAGCATGAAAATCTTAAAAGAAACCAGACCGCTTTAGAAGAAGTTTTAAGGCTTTTAGATCAAAAACATCAGCTTTTAAATCAGTGGCACGCTTTGGATAAAAGCGCGAAATTGAGCGATGAAATTTATCAAACTCAAGCCAAACGCTTGGAATTGCAAGGGGCTCAAAACATTCTAAAAACCACGATTGGGATTTTCCAAAAAGACAGCGATGAAGCTATAAGCATTGTCAAATCTCAAGTTAAAAACCAGCTTTTTAAATTGGTTTATGTGTTTTTAGCGGCCCTTTTGAGCGTGGTGTTTGCGTGGATTTTAAAAATCATTTCCAGTAAATACATTGAAAATAATGAGCGCGTCTATACCGTGAATAAAGCCATTAACTTCGTGAATGTGAGCGTGATCATTTTAATCTTTCTTTTTTCTTATTTAGAAAACGTTACTTATTTGGTCACGGTTTTAGGCTTTGCGAGCGCGGGTTTAGCGATTGCGATGAAAGATTTGTTCATGAGCTTGCTCGGGTGGTTTATTATTTTGATTGGGGGGAGCGTGCATGTGGGCGATAGGGTGCGTATCGCTAAGGGGACGGATATTTTTATTGGCGATGTGTTGGATATTTCTATGTTGCACATTACGATTTTAGAAGATGTAACCTTTACCACCTACACGAATAACAGGAGAGCGGGCCGGATTATTTTTGTGCCTAATAATTATATTTTCACCACCATGTTCGCTAATTACAGCCATTTTGGGATGAAAACGGTTTGGGATGGCGTGGATTTTTGCGTTACATTTGATTCTGATTTTAAAAAAGCTTCTAAAATTGCGCTCAACATCGCTACAGAAT is a genomic window of Helicobacter pylori oki112 containing:
- the waaC gene encoding lipopolysaccharide heptosyltransferase I, producing MKIAIVRLSALGDIIVSAVFLAAIKERFANAQIEWFVDERFGAILEHSPYIDKLHPIALKSTLTTLNPLKIFKLFKSLRAYEYDIVIDMQGLIKSALITQMLKAPKKVGFDYASAREGLSAFFYSQKVSIAYDEPILKRNFTLLFHALNLPKNEISEGLSSRFKVFSYQDSPKINALNLNQNKPKILFVLETSKTNKTYPIERFKDLALMLENFQICLLWHADEKKATTLYHSLKNQCDTLLLPKLTLNEVKALLFKMDLIIGGDTGITHLAWALQKASITLYGNTPMERFKLESPINVSLTGNSNANYHKKDFSIQNIDPKKIKECVLNILKEKNDL
- a CDS encoding mechanosensitive ion channel family protein, which encodes MALRVLLFFCFLFLQAEDKSQELSSIQKQMALVDKKLAKDDNVWLKKFENYKIYNQIYTEKESVRQELRRLKNKKSKDLLKISTLEHTLKALESQQKMFESYGVNPFKDLIERPNIPNIPNIANPIAIIDGISFIKSMHLKHENLKRNQTALEEVLRLLDQKHQLLNQWHALDKSAKLSDEIYQTQAKRLELQGAQNILKTTIGIFQKDSDEAISIVKSQVKNQLFKLVYVFLAALLSVVFAWILKIISSKYIENNERVYTVNKAINFVNVSVIILIFLFSYLENVTYLVTVLGFASAGLAIAMKDLFMSLLGWFIILIGGSVHVGDRVRIAKGTDIFIGDVLDISMLHITILEDVTFTTYTNNRRAGRIIFVPNNYIFTTMFANYSHFGMKTVWDGVDFCVTFDSDFKKASKIALNIATELSKEYTDITYKQLNKMRDRYSLRSLSVKPRCFLMPENNGIKISVWYQTNSYATLSLRSKIVAEIVEAFLKEENIHIAYTTSKLLKVDADFLGDGFGNKRE
- a CDS encoding COG3400 family protein, whose translation is MKKIALILDGIVAKNFLDLVLRHYSNHNFYIVVVKNESLIPKNYPSTFAFYCFDATSSFRLLQVLNDEVSDAFLIIQDFKEQRIIHKIIQTHFKRMRVVLSVKKDDEKTLENNEENKDEKLILIDEFEVLANKFISRLPNIPSTPREFGLGKGEIMEIDVPFGSIFAYRHIGSIRQKEYRIVGLYRNDVLLLSTKSLVIQPRDILLVAGNPEILNVVYHQVKSNVGQFPAPFGKSIYLYIDMCLQSRKAMMRDVYQALFLHKHLKSYKLYIQVLHPTSPKFYHKFLALETESIEVNFDFYGKSFIQKLHEDHQKKMGLIVVGRELFLSKKHRKALYKTATPVYKTNISGLSKTSQSVVVLNESLDINEDMSSVIFDVSMQMDLGLLLYDFDPNKRYKNEIVNHYENLANTLNRKIEIFQTDIRNPIMYLNSLRNPILHFMPFEECITHTRFWWFLSTKVEKLAFLNDDNPQIFIPVAE
- the tgt gene encoding tRNA guanosine(34) transglycosylase Tgt — translated: MDFQLQATDKHARAGLLNLAHSQVATPVFMPVGTQGCIKSLDATDAQEILGTKLILANTYHMYLRPGEKVVEQLGGLHRFTQFHGSFLTDSGGFQAFSLSDNVKLQEDGIVFKSHIDGSKHLFTPAKVLDIQYALNSDIMMVLDDLVGLPAPLKRLEESIKRSAKWANMSLEYHKENNRPNNNLFAIIQGGTHLKMRSLSVGLTHEGFDGYAIGGLAVGESADEMLETIAHTAPLLPKDKPRYLMGVGTPENILDAISLGVDMFDCVMPTRNARNATLFTHSGKISIKNAPYKLDDTPIEENCACYACKRYSKAYLHHLFRAKELTYARLASLHNLHFYLELVKNARNAILEKRFLSFKKEFLEKYHSRSH
- a CDS encoding lipid A biosynthesis lauroyl acyltransferase, giving the protein MTYKERLIHEKILNKDDRGLKTELRILSIFIVEFLVNILGFILAKMPHSWFLRCIKAVAWLMKTFDRHRYFDAKANLDFVFGDSKSEEEKKRIIKKGYENFAFIILETIRVIFIPKDEYDARFTLINEENVWKSLNKEGQAITLCMHFGYWEAVGTTLAQYYKDYGRGCLGRLTKFAPINHMIMSRREAFGVRFVNKVGAMKELIKMYNQGNGLVGILVDQNVAPKDGVVVKFFNKDATHTTIASILSRRYNIDIQPVFIDFNDDYSHYTATYYESIRSQITDNAENDILECTQAQASLCEEVIRNHPESYFWFHRRFKSTHPEIYQR
- the aroB gene encoding 3-dehydroquinate synthase, with product MQEIVIPLKEKSYKVFLGELPEIKLKQKALIISDSIVVGLHLSYLLERLKALEVRVCVIESGEKYKNFHSLERILNNAFEMQLNRHSLMIALGGGVISDMVGFASSIYFRGIDFINIPTTLLAQVDASVGGKTGINTPYGKNLIGSFHQPKAVYIDLSFLKTLEKREFQAGVAEIIKMAVCFDKNLVERLETKDLKDCLEEVIFQSVSIKAQVIMQDEKEQNIRAGLNYGHTFGHAIEKETNYERFLHGEAIAIGMRMANDLAFSLGMLTLKEYERIENLLKKFDLIFHYKITDIQKFYERLFLDKKSEDKTIKFILPKGIGAFEIVSHIPKETILKVLEKWH